The proteins below come from a single Poecilia reticulata strain Guanapo linkage group LG5, Guppy_female_1.0+MT, whole genome shotgun sequence genomic window:
- the glt8d1 gene encoding glycosyltransferase 8 domain-containing protein 1: MTLRRVNGVLLVLLAVAILIIVHRNLLNLSDFLDRENPDAGQILPFEAELSPGVRQKTERKRDEIPVLITATEDRLGAVIVAMNSVSRNSKANVAFTIVTLNDTVDHLKAWISKTTLKNVKYKIVIFQPELLNGKISKDPKMLEATKPLTFARFYLPMYIPEVEKAIYLDDDVVVQGDIQELYEINLKPGHAAAFSDDCDSASAKGIVRAAGNQNNYMGFLDFKKEAIKKLGMKANTCSFNPGVIVANLTEWKNQNVTQQLEKWMERNSQEDLYSNTLAESITTPPLLIVFYKRHSPINPMWHVRHLGITGAGNRYSPQYVRTAKLLHWNGHYKPWGRTTSFSDVWDQWFIPDPTGKFHPVRKHAD; encoded by the exons ATGACACTAAGGAGAG TGAATGGAGTCCTTCTCGTTCTCCTGGCCGTGGCCATACTGATCATAGTTCATCGAAACCTCCTGAATCTCAGTGACTTCTTGGACAGAGAAAACCCAG ATGCCGGACAGATTCTTCCTTTCGAGGCGGAGTTGTCTCCTGGTGTCAGGCAGAAGACGGAAAGGAAAAGAGACGAGATCCCTGTCCTCATCACTGCCACAGAGGACAGGCTTGGGGCCGTGATCGTTGCGATGAACAGCGTCTCCCGGAACAGCAAAGCCAATGTGGCCTTCACTATTGTGACCCTGAATGATACAGTTGATCACCTAAA GGCGTGGATAAGTAagacaacattaaaaaatgtcaaatataaaaTAGTTATCTTCCAACCAGAGCTTCTGAACGGGAAGATATCAAAAGATCCTAAAATGCTGGAAGCTACAAAACCA ttgACTTTTGCCAGGTTTTATCTGCCCATGTACATACCAGAGGTAGAGAAGGCGATTTATCTCGATGATGACGTTGTTGTACAAG GGGACATTCAAGAGCTTTATGAAATCAACCTGAAACCGGGACATGCAGCCGCCTTCTCTGATGATTGTGACTCAGCTTCTGCTAAGGGCATCGTTCGAGCAGCTGGAAATCAG AACAACTACATGGGTTTCCTGGACTTTAAAAAGGAGGCTATTAAAAAGCTGGGGATGAAGGCCAACACGTGCTCCTTTAATCCGGGAGTCATTGTTGCAAATCTGACCGAGTGGAAGAACCAAAACGTCACCCAGCAGCTGGAGAAATGGATGGAGCGCAACTCTCA GGAGGATCTGTACAGTAACACGCTCGCAGAAAGCATTACAACTCCTCCGCTTCTCATCGTCTTTTATAAACGTCACTCCCCCATCAACCCAATGTGGCATGTGAGACACCTGG GCATCACAGGCGCTGGAAATCGCTACTCTCCCCAGTATGTGAGGACTGCTAAACTGCTGCACTGGAATGGACATTATAAGCCCTGGGGGAGGACAACGTCCTTCTCCGACGTGTGGGACCAGTGGTTCATCCCTGATCCCACAGGGAAGTTTCATCCCGTGCGAAAACACGCAGACTGA
- the spcs1 gene encoding signal peptidase complex subunit 1 — protein sequence MLSVFKSIPTHMDYKGQKLAEQIFQGIILISAVIGFVYGLIIQQFGWTVYIVLAGFAVSCLLTLPPWPMYRRNPLPWQPVAPEASGEPTQKPQESIKRKKHK from the exons ATGCTGTCTGTATTTAAGTCCATTCCTACGCACATG GACTACAAGGGCCAGAAGCTGGCTGAGCAGATTTTCCAAGGAATTATACTCATCTCTGCg GTGATCGGATTCGTGTATGGGCTGATTATTCAGCAGTTTGGCTGGACAGTGTACATTGTATTGGCTGGATTTGCTGTGTCTTGcctg TTGACCCTGCCTCCATGGCCGATGTACAGACGGAATCCTCTGCCCTGGCAGCCGGTGGCACCAGAAGCCAGCGGAGAGCCCACCCAGAAACCCCAGGAAAGCATCAAGAGAAAGAAGCATAAATAA